The DNA sequence TGTTCGTTTCCGCGAAGTCCGCGCCAGCACGATAATAATTCAGATGAATTTCACGGATCACGTCAGGACGTGTGAGGGATAAAAGTTCGTTATCCCCTTTCACATCAACATGATGATCTTTCAGGATATCACCACGATAATCTGCTTCCTCCAGACCATAGCCCTGGATTAACGATCCCATCGCGCCATCGAGCACCAGAATACGCTCTTTCACTGAGCGATGGAGCTCAGCAATACGGTCGTCTCTCTTCTTGTCTTTGCTCATGATGCGTTCCTCCTTCAAGAAACCGCGTGGGGCTTGTAGCCCAGGATATGGCAGATTGCATATGTAAGATCAGCCTGATTGAGCGTGTAGAGATGGAAATCCCTAAAACCTAAGCGCTCAAGATCATGAACCTGTTCTGCAGCAACCGTTGCTGCGATCAGCCGACGCGTCGGCAACTCATCGTCAAGACCATCATAGTAAGCCGCCAACCAACTCGGGATCGTCGCGCCACAGCGTTCAGCCATCCGAACGACACCCTTAAAATTGGTCGTCGGCATGATGCCTGGAATGATTGGTATATCGATACCCGCTTTCCTGACCCGCTCCAGCAGGCGTTCATAATGCTCCGTTTCAAACGCAAATTGCGCGATGGCACGGGTAGCACCTTGATCAATCTTTGCTTTCAGCAATTCGATATCATGGTCAAAGCTCGCACTCTCAGGATGCCGCTCAGGATAGATGCTGACGGTCACCTCAAAGTCGCCAATGGCTTTGATACCGCCGACAAGGTCCGCCGTACTCAAATACCCATCGTCATGAGCTTTGTAAGGGCCCTGCATATCCGGCATGTCACCGC is a window from the Rhodobiaceae bacterium genome containing:
- the metF gene encoding 5,10-methylenetetrahydrofolate reductase, giving the protein MSSLGDRFRGRDDVRVSFEFSPPKTAEAEEKLWTAIERLAPLRPAFVSVTYGAGGSTRERTHSTVKRMVNETDLKPAAHLTCVGASKAEVDGVIQGYWDAGVRHIVAIRGDMPDMQGPYKAHDDGYLSTADLVGGIKAIGDFEVTVSIYPERHPESASFDHDIELLKAKIDQGATRAIAQFAFETEHYERLLERVRKAGIDIPIIPGIMPTTNFKGVVRMAERCGATIPSWLAAYYDGLDDELPTRRLIAATVAAEQVHDLERLGFRDFHLYTLNQADLTYAICHILGYKPHAVS